Proteins co-encoded in one Chionomys nivalis chromosome 6, mChiNiv1.1, whole genome shotgun sequence genomic window:
- the Tmed5 gene encoding transmembrane emp24 domain-containing protein 5 isoform X1, whose amino-acid sequence MGGRTWLPFPVLFLAALPPALLRGAAGFKPSLDSDFTFTLPAGQKECFYQPMPLKASLEIEYQVLDGAGLDIDFHLTSPEGRTLVFEQRKSDGVHTVETEVGDYMFCFDNTFSTISEKVIFFELILDNMGEEAQEQEDWKRYISDTDVLEMKLEDILESINSIKSRLSKSGQIQTLLRAFEARDRNIQESNFDRVNFWSVVNLTVMVVVSGIQVYMLKSLFEDKRKSRT is encoded by the exons ATGGGCGGCAGGACCTGGCTGCCGTTCCCAGTGCTCTTCCTGGCCGCTCTGCCCCCAGCGCTGCTGCGGGGGGCGGCCGGCTTCAAGCCCTCCTTGGACAGCGACTTCACCTTCACGCTCCCGGCCGGCCAGAAGGAGTGCTTCTACCAGCCCATGCCCCTGAAGGCCTCGCTGGAGATCGAATACCAG gTTTTAGATGGAGCAGGATTAGATATTGATTTCCATCTTACCTCCCCAGAGGGCAGAACCTTAGTTTTTGAGCAAAGAAAATCAGATGGTGTTCACAC TGTGGAGACTGAAGTTGGTGACTACATGTTCTGCTTTGATAATACATTTAGCACCATTTCTGAGAAGGTAATTTTTTTTGAACTGATCCTGGATAACATGGGAGAAGAAGCTCAGGAACAAGaagactggaaaagatatatCTCTGACACGGATGTGCTGGAGATGAAGCTGGAGGACATCCTG GAGTCCATCAACAGCATCAAGTCCAGACTGAGCAAAAGTGGTCAGATACAAACTCTGCTTAGAGCATTTGAAGCTCGTGATCGAAACATACAAGAAAGCAACTTTGACAGAGTCAACTTCTGGTCCGTGGTGAATTTGACGGTCATGGTGGTAGTGTCAGGTATTCAGGTTTATATGCTGAAAAGTCTGTTTGAAGATAAGAGGAAAAGTAGAACTTAA
- the Tmed5 gene encoding transmembrane emp24 domain-containing protein 5 isoform X2: MGGRTWLPFPVLFLAALPPALLRGAAGFKPSLDSDFTFTLPAGQKECFYQPMPLKASLEIEYQVLDGAGLDIDFHLTSPEGRTLVFEQRKSDGVHTVETEVGDYMFCFDNTFSTISEKVIFFELILDNMGEEAQEQEDWKRYISDTDVLEMKLEDILVSRTLISNEKLLYLFPGVHQQHQVQTEQKWSDTNSA; this comes from the exons ATGGGCGGCAGGACCTGGCTGCCGTTCCCAGTGCTCTTCCTGGCCGCTCTGCCCCCAGCGCTGCTGCGGGGGGCGGCCGGCTTCAAGCCCTCCTTGGACAGCGACTTCACCTTCACGCTCCCGGCCGGCCAGAAGGAGTGCTTCTACCAGCCCATGCCCCTGAAGGCCTCGCTGGAGATCGAATACCAG gTTTTAGATGGAGCAGGATTAGATATTGATTTCCATCTTACCTCCCCAGAGGGCAGAACCTTAGTTTTTGAGCAAAGAAAATCAGATGGTGTTCACAC TGTGGAGACTGAAGTTGGTGACTACATGTTCTGCTTTGATAATACATTTAGCACCATTTCTGAGAAGGTAATTTTTTTTGAACTGATCCTGGATAACATGGGAGAAGAAGCTCAGGAACAAGaagactggaaaagatatatCTCTGACACGGATGTGCTGGAGATGAAGCTGGAGGACATCCTGGTTAGTAGGACATTAATAAGTAACG aaaaattacTGTATTTATTTCCAGGAGTCCATCAACAGCATCAAGTCCAGACTGAGCAAAAGTGGTCAGATACAAACTCTGCTTAG